The genomic stretch GCGCAGGTTCTGGAGCGTGACCGTGCCGATGATGTCGCCGGTCATCTTCTTCAACGTGGTGACGGGGTTCATCGCCGCGCTCCAGAGCTACGTGCTCATCCTCGTCATGACCGAAGGCGGTCCCGGCAACGCGACCATGGTGCTGGGGCTCTACATCTATCGGCACGCCTTCGTCTACTTCGACATGGGGTACGCGGCCACGCTGTCGTGGGCCATGTTCGTGCTGGTCATCGTCGTGACCGCGATCCAGTTCAGCCTGGCCAGGCGCTGGGTGCACTACGAGTTCAAGTGAGGTCCCCGATGCTCCTCGAGACCGCGGCCCGGCCCGCGCGTACGAAGCCGGGCCCGTCCCTGACGTCCGATCAGGCCGAGCGCATCAGGCGGATCCGGCGTAGCGGGGCGTACATCCTGCTGATCATCAGCTCGGCGGTGTTCCTGCTGCCGTTCCTGTGGATGCTGACGACCTCGCTCAAATCCGACGCCGAGAACCTGGCCTTCCCGCCCCAATGGTTCCCGGACTCCTTCCACGTCGACAACTACGTCAAGGGCTGGTCGGGGTCGCTGCCGTTCACCAGGTTCCTGCTGAACACGATCCTGATCACCGCGCTGTCCATGCTCGGGAACCTCATCTCGTGCATCCTGCCCGCCTACGCCTTCGCGCGGATGCGGGCGCGGGCGGCCGGCGTCATGTTCACGGCGTTGCTGGCCACGATGATGATCCCGCGTGAGATCACGCTGGTGCCGAAGTTCATCATGTTCTCGAAGCTCGGCTGGGTGGACACGTACCTGCCGCTGATCGTGCCGGAGTTCTTCGGCGTGGCGCTCTACATCTTCCTGCTGCGGCAGTTCTTCACCACGATCCCGCAGGAGCTCATCGACGCCGCCCGCATCGACGGGGCCTCGGAGCTGCGCATCCTGTGGAGCGTCATGCTGCCGCTGGCCAAGCCGGCGATCGCGGCGATCTGCCTGTTCTCCTTCGTCGGCAACTGGAACCAGTATCTGGAGAACACCATCTACCTGCGCTCGGTGGAGAAGCTCACGCTCGCGCAGGGTCTGGGCATGTTCAACGGCCAGTTCGTCACCCAGTACAACCAGATGATGGCCGTCGCGATCATGTCGATGCTGCCCATCCTCGTCATCTTTTTCCTGGCTCAGAAGACGTTCATCCGGGGTGTCACGCTCACGGGTATCGCAGGAAGGTAATCGTTGTCGTACGAACGTCAGCCGTACCGCAGGTGCGGCCACAGCGGACTGCTCCTGCCCGCCGTGTCGCTCGGCCTGTGGCACAACTTCGGCGAGGACAAGCCGGTCGAGACCCAGCGCGCGATCCTGCACAAGGCGCTCGACCTGGGCATCACCCACTTCGACATCGCCGACCGCTACGGCCCGCCGTTCGGCGCCGCCGAGTCCGCGTTCGGGCGGATCTTCCCGAAGTCGCTGCGGGACGAGGTGGTGGTGACCACCAAGGGCTTCAACCCCATGTGGGACGGCCCCTACGGGTACGGCGGCTCGCGCAAGCACCTGCTGGCCACCCTCGACCGGTCGCGGGCCCGGCTCGGCCTCGACTTCGTCGACATCTTCTACCTGCACCGGGATGACGAGGAGACGCCGCTGGAGGAGACGGCGGCCACGCTGGACCACATGGTCCGCACCGGCCGCACCCTGTACGTCGGGGTCTCCAACTTCTCGCCCGAACGCACCGCCGCGATCGCCAGGCTGCTGCGCGGCCTCGGCACGCCGCTGCTGGTGCACCAGCCCTCCTACTCGCTGCTCAACCGCGGCATCGAGGACGCCCTGCTCGATGTCCTGGAGCAGGAGGGCGTCGGCTGCGTGGTCTACTCGCCGCTGGCCCAGGGCCTGCTGACCGACCGCTACCTGGACGGCATCCCGGCCGACTCCCGCGCCGCCGAAGGACGATTCCTCACCCCCGACCGGGTCACCCCGCAGGTGCTGGCATTCGTCCGCGCGCTGTCGGCGATCGCCACCGCCCGCGGCCAGAGCGTCGCCCAGCTCGCTCTGGCCTGGGCCCTGCGCGACCCCCGCATCACCTCCGTCCTGGTCGGCGCCTCCAGCCCCGAGCAACTCGAGGCCAACGTCGCCTGCGTGGACCACCTCGACTTCACCGACGACGAGCTCACCGCCATCGACCAAGCCGCGAAGGAGGCAGATGTCCATGCGTAGGAGCACGCTGGCGGCCATGGGAGCAGGAGTGTCGCTGCCGGGGTTCCGGGTCGAGTCCGGCGGGGTCTCGACGTTGCCACCCGGCCGGATCAGCCACGCCAAGGGCTTGCACACCCACCCGGATCCGGAGATCTTCCTCATCCTCTCCGGTACCGGAAAGATCCATATAAATGGCGAAATTTCAGATTTCGCCGGGGGTGATGTGCTCATCGTGGAGCCTGGCGAGGACCACCATCTGGAGGCCGTCTCGGAGGTGGTCACCACCTGGCTGCACTTGGAGCCCGCGTGACGTGCCCTGTCCCGCTCCCCCGCGTCGGCCTGGGCGGGGGCCCGCTCGGCAACTACCTGCTGTCCATCTCCGACGCCGACGCCCAGGCCGTCATGGACACGGCCTGGGCGTGCGGCATCCGCTACTACGACACCGCTCCGTTCTACGGACTGGGCCTGTCCGAGCGGCGTATGGGACGCGCGTTGCGCGAGCGCCCACGTTCGGAGTTCGTCCTGTCGACGAAGGTCGGACGGCTCGTACGGCCGGGGCCGGGCGACAACGGCGGCTTCGCCGTGCCCGGCGACCGTCACGTCGAGTGGGACTTCACCCGCGACGGGGTGCTGCGCAGCGTCGAGGAGTCCCTGGACCGCCTGGGCCTCGACCACGTGGACATCCTGTTCATCCACGATCCCGACCGCCACTGGCCGCAGGCGCTCGACGAGGCCTATCCCGCGCTGGCGGACCTGCGCTCCCAGGGTGTCGTGCGCGCCATCGGCGTGGGCATGAACCAGTCGCCCATGTTGGTGGACTTCGTCAAGCACACCGACCTGGACCTGCTGCTGGCCGCCAACCAGGTCACCCTTCTGCGCCGGACGGCGTTCGACGAGCTCCTGCCGATCTGCCAGGACCGCGGCATCCCGGTCATCGCGGCCAGCCTCTTCCACCGCGGGCTGCTGGCCGCCGCCGAGCCGCCCGCGGACGCGCCCGCCGAGGTCCACGCCTACGCGGCGGCGTGCGCCCGGCACGACGTTCCGCTGCCGTCGGCGGCGCTGCAGTTCCCCTTGCGGCATCCGGCAGTGAGCACGGTCCTCGTCGGCGCCCACGCTCCGGACCATGTCACCGCCAACCTCCAAGCCCTGGACCGCCCCGTTCCCATCGCCCTCTGGGACGAGCTCGCCTGAATCTCACACGGCACCCAACCT from Nonomuraea polychroma encodes the following:
- a CDS encoding carbohydrate ABC transporter permease translates to MLLETAARPARTKPGPSLTSDQAERIRRIRRSGAYILLIISSAVFLLPFLWMLTTSLKSDAENLAFPPQWFPDSFHVDNYVKGWSGSLPFTRFLLNTILITALSMLGNLISCILPAYAFARMRARAAGVMFTALLATMMIPREITLVPKFIMFSKLGWVDTYLPLIVPEFFGVALYIFLLRQFFTTIPQELIDAARIDGASELRILWSVMLPLAKPAIAAICLFSFVGNWNQYLENTIYLRSVEKLTLAQGLGMFNGQFVTQYNQMMAVAIMSMLPILVIFFLAQKTFIRGVTLTGIAGR
- a CDS encoding aldo/keto reductase, with translation MSYERQPYRRCGHSGLLLPAVSLGLWHNFGEDKPVETQRAILHKALDLGITHFDIADRYGPPFGAAESAFGRIFPKSLRDEVVVTTKGFNPMWDGPYGYGGSRKHLLATLDRSRARLGLDFVDIFYLHRDDEETPLEETAATLDHMVRTGRTLYVGVSNFSPERTAAIARLLRGLGTPLLVHQPSYSLLNRGIEDALLDVLEQEGVGCVVYSPLAQGLLTDRYLDGIPADSRAAEGRFLTPDRVTPQVLAFVRALSAIATARGQSVAQLALAWALRDPRITSVLVGASSPEQLEANVACVDHLDFTDDELTAIDQAAKEADVHA
- a CDS encoding cupin domain-containing protein, whose protein sequence is MRRSTLAAMGAGVSLPGFRVESGGVSTLPPGRISHAKGLHTHPDPEIFLILSGTGKIHINGEISDFAGGDVLIVEPGEDHHLEAVSEVVTTWLHLEPA
- a CDS encoding aldo/keto reductase, encoding MTCPVPLPRVGLGGGPLGNYLLSISDADAQAVMDTAWACGIRYYDTAPFYGLGLSERRMGRALRERPRSEFVLSTKVGRLVRPGPGDNGGFAVPGDRHVEWDFTRDGVLRSVEESLDRLGLDHVDILFIHDPDRHWPQALDEAYPALADLRSQGVVRAIGVGMNQSPMLVDFVKHTDLDLLLAANQVTLLRRTAFDELLPICQDRGIPVIAASLFHRGLLAAAEPPADAPAEVHAYAAACARHDVPLPSAALQFPLRHPAVSTVLVGAHAPDHVTANLQALDRPVPIALWDELA